The sequence TCCAGATCAAATATTACCAGAGGTTTAGTTAAATTCAGTTTCACCTTTACTTCTCCCGCTTTTTAGTCGTTAATAAGCATAGGCATCATCAGCATCACAACCTCCTGATTCTCAGGCTGCTCTGAAGGCAGAACCAAACCGGCACGACTTGAGTCGGCCAACTGGATAATCACGTCAGAACACTCGATGTTGCCCAGGATCTCGATAAAGGCGTTACCCTTGAAACCAATGCTCATTGGTGTACCGTTATACTCACAGGTCATGCGCTCTGTAGCGGTCTTCGAGAAGTCGTAGTCCTCAGCATCCAGCTGGAATGTAGAGCCTTCAACGTGGAAGCGTACCAGATTGCTCGAATCGTTAGCAAATGGCTGTACGCGGCGCAGGGCAGCCAGCAATGACAGACGATCCAGACGAACCTCGTTAGGATTGTTCTGTGGGATTACTGAGTTATAGTTGGGGTAGCGACCCTCGATCAGGCGGCACAGCAGCACACCATCGCCGTAGTTAACCTCGGCGTTGCGCTCGTCGAAGCGGATAGTAACATCGCCACCATCTTTACCCAGCAGGTTCTTCAGCAGGTTAGCGGGCTTCTTAGGCAGGATAAATGCCGATGGCTCCTCGCTCTTAATGGTGAATATCTTGTTGCGAACCAGCTTGTGCCCGTCAGAAGCAACTACTGCCAGGTGATCGGGAGTAAGATCGAAGTAGATACCGTTCATTACAGGGCGAAGCTCGTCCTGAGCGGTAGCAAAGATGCTGCGGTTGATATTCTCGGCCAGGATGGCATTAGGCAGAACGATGCTCTTAGCAAAGTCGCTAACTGGCTGTGCCACAGGGAATTCGTCGGCGTTGTCGACAGGCAGAGAGAACAAACCGTTTTGGTAAGTGATCTTTACCAGATTCTGCTCCAGATCCACGTCGAATGTGATGGGCTGCTCAGAGAAGCCTTTTACGGCCTCAAGCAGGTCGTGGTTGCCGATAGCAAAGCGGAAGTTGCCATCGCTTTCGGTCAGCTCCAGCTGTGTCTTCATCACGTTCTCTGAATCTGATGCAGTCAGATGCAGAACATTGTTTTCGATCTCGAATAAAAAGTCACCCAGGATGGGTAGAGCATTTTTACTGTTAATCACTCTCGAGAGTGCAACGAGCTTAGAGCTCAGTGCTGTGCTTGATAATGTAAAACGCATAGTTTATAGTTATTTTATTATTCTACATATTATATTATTGGTTACAAAATTACAAAAAAAAGTTGTAATGAGCAAAAAAAAGAGCAGAAATGTGCGTTATTCAAACTATTTTTAGTAATTTCGCACTCTGAAAACGATAAATTCAACAAAATAAAACAAAAAAGATAATGGAATTAACAGGTAAAATCATTGCGGTAATGGAAGCCCGCGGAGGTGTTTCGGCCCGTACAGGCAATTCATGGAAGACTCAGGAGTACGTTTTGGAGGTTCCTGGTCAGTATCCTAAGCGTTGCGTATTTAACGTATTTGGTGAGGACAAAATCAATCAGTTCAATATCCAGAATGGTGACGAGCTTACCATCCAGTTTGATATTGATGCTCGCGAATATAACGGTCGTTGGTATAACGATGTACGTGCTTACAGCGTTATTCGTGGTCAGCAGCCTGTAGCCGGTGCTCCTGTAGCAGCAGCTCCTTCAGCAGCTACATCGCCATTCCCACCAGCACAGGAGCCCGCTAGCGAGGGTTCGTCTGACGATCTGCCATTCTAAGAGATTTATTCCAAGAAATAAGGCGATAGTCCTCACGTTTGTGGGGACTTTCTTTATTTTACGAGAATCGGCATTATGATAAATAGGGGTTTAGTGGAGGGATTGGGAACCAGAATTGGATGCCGAATGTTTGGTGCCTGAAATGAGGCGCCTTATTTGAAAGATGATTTAGGGCACGAAATGGCGCTTTATTTCTGCGATATTTCGAACCAATGGTCAGGTTGGTTCAAAATATCGAAGTTTTGAAGCATTGTTAGATTATTTGATGTAGAAATCCTTAGTAAGATTATGATACCAATCGCTGCGCTGACCTGGGCATGATTCTAATACTTGCTCCTCGAAATTAACTTGTTCTACGGGATGCTTTCTGAATTCTACCAGATGACGTTTCGGGAGTTTATTGGGCGTAGTTTTAATCAGACAGATTCTAGTTAGGAATAATCCCTCGAAAGCTGCGGCAGACTCTACGTTATCCTGATTGTCGGCAGGAATAACCAGCGACAGAATGCCGTTTGGTTTCAGCAGTTTGCTGGCAGCGTGCATTAAGCTTTCGTACGTTAAACTTACAGCGTGACGGGCCAGTGTGCGCTGATCCTGCGGACACGTGAGAGAATCAACGAAATATGGCGGATTGCACACGATGGCATCATACCCTGCTTTGTCGTCTATTTTTGTAGCATCTTCTCTATTTATCATAATCCGGTCGGAAAATGGAGAACCTACTACATTTTCCTGGGCTTGCTGGGCGGCATCTTCGTCGATGTCAATGCCTGTAACCTGCGCCTCGGGAAAGCGCTGAGCCATCATCAGGGCTACCAGTCCGGTGCCCGTTCCAATGTCAAGAATACGTGCTGCTGCAACGGGTGCATTTGCCCATGCGCCCAGCAGTGTGCCATCAGTACCCACCTTCATGGCGCAACGGTCCTGATAAACAGTGAATTGTTTGAATTGAAAGCTGTTTTTTGCCATAATCGCGGCAAAGTTACTAATAATTTGTTAATTCTTGCCCCTTTCGTACGTATTTCTTAATTTTTATTAGTAACTTTGCACCCCGATTTAATAAATTTGAAAATGAGTAATCAGAATAACAATTCAGCATTTCAGATGATTGCTGATGTAGATGGAGATTTGAAGGATTTTTTGAATGTTCACACGCCCGACCGTGTGCCCATTCTGGCTTTGCGCAATATGGTTCTGTTCCCCGGTGTGGTAACGCCGATTCTTATTGGTCGTCAGACCAGCAAAGCTTTGGTTGAAAAAGCTGAGAAGAAAGGTTTGATAATTGGCGTTGTAGCCCAGCGCGATCCTGATGTGGACTATCCCGATAAGCACGACCTGTATGAGGTGGGTGTTTATGCCAAGGTGATGAAGCTCCTCACTCTACCCAATGGCAATATTACCGCCATTCTGCAGGGTCTGGGACGTTTGGAGCTGAACGAGATTGTATCTACCTCGCCTTATCTTGAGGGTGATGTAACTGCACTCGAGGAGGATCTGCCCGATCCAAAGGATCGTGAGTTTAATACGGCTGTGGCCGATCTTCGCGATATGGTTAGCAAATACGTTACGGTCTCGGATGAGATCCCCGACGAGGCCAGCTTTGCTATCAAGAATATCTCGAACACGGTGATGATGCTCAACTTTGTATGCACCAACATGCCGTTCAACTACAAGGAGAAGCA is a genomic window of Xylanibacter ruminicola 23 containing:
- a CDS encoding tRNA1(Val) (adenine(37)-N6)-methyltransferase, translated to MAKNSFQFKQFTVYQDRCAMKVGTDGTLLGAWANAPVAAARILDIGTGTGLVALMMAQRFPEAQVTGIDIDEDAAQQAQENVVGSPFSDRIMINREDATKIDDKAGYDAIVCNPPYFVDSLTCPQDQRTLARHAVSLTYESLMHAASKLLKPNGILSLVIPADNQDNVESAAAFEGLFLTRICLIKTTPNKLPKRHLVEFRKHPVEQVNFEEQVLESCPGQRSDWYHNLTKDFYIK
- a CDS encoding DUF3127 domain-containing protein produces the protein MELTGKIIAVMEARGGVSARTGNSWKTQEYVLEVPGQYPKRCVFNVFGEDKINQFNIQNGDELTIQFDIDAREYNGRWYNDVRAYSVIRGQQPVAGAPVAAAPSAATSPFPPAQEPASEGSSDDLPF
- the dnaN gene encoding DNA polymerase III subunit beta — its product is MRFTLSSTALSSKLVALSRVINSKNALPILGDFLFEIENNVLHLTASDSENVMKTQLELTESDGNFRFAIGNHDLLEAVKGFSEQPITFDVDLEQNLVKITYQNGLFSLPVDNADEFPVAQPVSDFAKSIVLPNAILAENINRSIFATAQDELRPVMNGIYFDLTPDHLAVVASDGHKLVRNKIFTIKSEEPSAFILPKKPANLLKNLLGKDGGDVTIRFDERNAEVNYGDGVLLCRLIEGRYPNYNSVIPQNNPNEVRLDRLSLLAALRRVQPFANDSSNLVRFHVEGSTFQLDAEDYDFSKTATERMTCEYNGTPMSIGFKGNAFIEILGNIECSDVIIQLADSSRAGLVLPSEQPENQEVVMLMMPMLIND